The Phycisphaerae bacterium genomic interval AGCGTTCTCCGGGACTGGTCCGTCGATCGATTTCAAGGTCTCGCTTCCCGCACAGGCCGCCTTGGCGATGTTCTGTTTCGTCGGCGCCGCTCGCAAGTTCCACCGTGAGGACGTCCTGCCATTCACTCCGCTCATGGGGCTGGCATTGGTAGCCTTCTGGGCAACACTCACATGGCTGGGGATCGTCAGCATGGACCGGTTTTTCGGCAGCGCCGGCCCCCGATCGCTCGGTCCGGGGGACCCGCTGCCCCCCGCGGTTCAGATTGTGTCTTCCACACTGCTCGGCGTTCTTGTCGCAATCGTGCCTGTGATGGCAAGCGCGCGGCTGGCGGCGGCGCACCATCAACGACGGCTCCTGCGGGACGTGGCGATCGGTTCAAGACCGCTGTCGCCCAATATCATGGTGTTGGCTGTAACGGTGATTCTGTGCACGATTCCCCTGGCCCTGATCGCAAGGGAAATGCGCGTGTATCACTCGCCCTGGACTTCCACGATGACCCGGAATCTGGGATACACGGCCGTAACGATCGCGCTCAATCTGATCACAATCAGCTATCTCATGCGCATTCTTTACCGTGTTACCGGCAAGTCGGCCGTGATGGTCTTCCTTTTCGTCCTTTGCACGTGGATCGGTCCTCTTGCTCTCGACTTCATCCGTTTTGGTCTCTCCGGCATGCAGCCGCTAGATGATATTGTGACCGGACTGTCGGCGTGCGGGCCGGTGGGAACCATGATTCTGATATGGGGGCAGTTCCAGGGCAGCGTCGAATTGGGCTTGAGCATCCAGGCGTGCTGCGCGGCGATCTTCGCGCTGCTCTTTCACGGCACCCAGCCTCGCAAGGTCGTGCCCGAGGCAAGGGCCGCCGGCCTGGCGCTGGGCATCTCGCATCCGAATGCCGCTCCCGCCGCGCCGCCGGAGGAACAAGCAGACTCCCCCTCTCCGTAACCACCCGATGCGGCATTTTGTTCGTTCGCGACCTGACGCAGGTTCGCAACAGCCGGCCGCTGGACGGCTCGGCGACCGACGCACCTATGGAGCAACGGCGCGTGCCTACGTCCAGTCGCTGTGGAACACGCCTGGCTTGTCAATGCGCTCGTAGGTGTGGGCCCCGAAATAGTCTCGCTGGGCCTGAAGCAGGTTGGCGGGCAGCTTCTCGCTCCGATAGCTGTCGTAATAGGCCAGCGCCGATGAAAAGGCCGGCACCGGAATGCCCAGATCCGCCGCGGTCGAGACCACCTTGCGCCAGTTCGCCTGGCTCTTGTCGATGATACCCTTGAAATACGGATCGAGCAGCAAATTGGCCAGATTCGGGTTGCGGTCGTAGGCTTCCTTGATGCGATTGAGGAAATGGGCCCTGATGATGCAGCCGCCCCGCCAGATCATCGCAATCTCGCCGTACTTGAGAGACCATTTGTACTCTTCGCTGGCCGCCCGCATGAGCTGGAAACCCTGAGCGTACGAGCAGATCTTCGACGCGTACAGGGCGTCGTGGATCGCCTGGATGAACGCCTCCTTGTCACCCTTGTAGCCAGGGGACGGTCCGCTGAGCTGCTTGCTTGCCTCGACGCGCTCCTTCTTGATCGCCGAGATGCAACGAGCGAACACGGCCTCGGCGATCGTCGGGGCGGCGATGCCCAGATCCAAAGCCGAGGCGCTGGTCCACTTGCCGGTCCCTTTCTGCCCGGCGGTGTCGAGCACCATATCCACCAGCGGCTTGCCGGTTTCGTCATCGATTCGCTTGAAGATGTCGGTGGTGATTTCAATCAGGTAGCTGTTGAGATCGCCGGCGTTCCATTTCTTGAACACCTCGTGCAAGGCCTTCGCCTCAAGGCCCAGGGCCTTGCGCATGATGTCGTATGCTTCGCAGATCAACTGCATGTCGCCGTACTCGATGCCGTTGTGAACCATCTTCACGTAGTGGCCGGCTCCGTCGGGACCGATGTACGTGCAGCACGGCTCGCCGTTGACCTTCGCGGCGATGGCCGTCAGAACGGGGGCGATCATGTCGTAGGCTTCTTTCTGGCCGCCGGGCATGATGCTCGGGCCTTTGAGGGCACCCTCTTCGCCGCCCGAAACGCCGGTCCCGATGAAGAGGAAGCCTTTGGCCGACAGGTCCTTGTTGCGGCGGATCGTGTCCGGGAAATGGCTGTTGCCGCCGTCAATGAAAAGGTCCCCCTTGTCACACAGCGGAACCAGCATGTTGATGAAGTCGTCGACCGCCTGGCCGGCCTTGACCATCAGGATGATCTTCCGAGGCTTCTCGAGGGCGTCCACGAACTCCTCCAGGGTCTTGGCCCCGATGAACTTCTTGCCCTTGGCCCGGCCGTTCATGAAGTCCTCGGTCTTCTTGTACGTTCGATTGAACACGGCCATCGAGTAGCCGCGGCTCTCGATATTGAGAGCCAGGTTCTCGCCCATTACCGCCAAGCCGATCAGACCCACTTGCTGTTTTGCCATCAGTCGCTCTCCACTCGTTAGAACCTTCCGGCCCGACATCCGTGCAGCTTGCGCGCATGTCTCTGGATCGCCGTGCGCTTGGGTTGCGACCCGCAAGAAGGCCGACGGACTTAGCCGGAAGCCCAGAGTTTTACCCGTGTTTGAAGGGGAAGCCGGCGGGTCCGCAGTCCCCGACCAGCCAACAGCCGGACACCCCGCTCAAACCGGCTCTTGCCCGGGACCGCAAGATTCTACGACCCATCTGCGATAGTTCAAGTCGGTCTCGTCGCCGTCAAGAGCCGTCTGCGGAGGTCGGGGGGCAGAAGATTAAGCTGCCCTTTGACCTGATCGAGAAGCTGATCAATGCTCAGATGGAGGTCCAACTGACCGCCCAAGGGCAGATCCTGGCCCAGAATCCTCGCGGTGATCAGGGCAGGACCGGCCGGCCCCAGCCCGCTCAGGACGCGCACTTCCTCATGATCGATCAGGATTCTGACTCCCATCTGGGTGTATTGAACACGATCAGGCAAAAGCTGGCTCGGCAGCCACAAACCGAACACCTTCTCGAATGCCTCCGTCAACAAAGCCTTCTTGATCGTCCCGGTCTGGCCGGCGGGAGGCTCGCCGGACAGCTCGATGTCGCCGCCGGCAATGCGTTCGTTTTCGATCACCAGTGAATTGATGCGGGCTCGCAGTCGCCCCTCCAGCCCCGTCTTTCCGAAAAGCCTCTGACACAAACCGTCAAGCGAGCCGCCGTCCCAGCTTCCCAGCACGTGCAGGTTGCGTACGATGCCCTCAGCGACCTGTCCATCCAGCACGCGAAGCCTCGCGATACCCCCAAGCTGCGGCCATCCGAACCTGGCCAGTAGCGGGTCCACCGCGATCTCCGCGGCTTCTCCTCTGAACCGCAATTCTCGCAACTGGCGGTCCTGCACGACCAGTTTTTCGATCGTCAGATCGAGCAGGCCCGAGACGGCACCGCCGGGGATTCGTTTCGTCCACTCATCCAGACGAACCTTTTCCGCTCGACCCGACAAGACGATCCGGTCGCCCCCTCGCGACTGCATCAGCGTGATCGTCCCGCAGAAAGACCCCTGGGTTACTGGGGATTGGAGTATCTGGTCGAGCCCCAGTGACGTCAGAGGCAGTTCCGGAACCACCAGCACAACCTCAGGCAGAAGGTCGTCAGCCTCGGGATCGATCCGGGCCGAGATGTGGATGGGAGCGGAAGTGACATGGCCGTTGAACTGGTGACAGACAAGATCCGCGTGCCCGCTTCCCTGAACATCGAAAACCAGCTTGCCGTCGACTCCATCCGCGTGCAGATTGCAGCCCGGCCACTGCCATTCGAGACGGGCCCCGTGCAGTCGGACGATCCCGAGTTTCACCGCCTGGAAGTTGTGCTTCAGACCGGCCTGCAGGAGGCGGGTATAGTCATGCGATCGCCAGGCCTCTGAGCCGAGCAGCCACACCGGCTCATGGATGTCGAGCGATGCCTCGTGCCCGCCGGGAGCGCCCGATTTGTCCCAGATCACCCGTGGGCACCGAAAAACGAGGTCCCGCTTCTCGGGCAGCCAGACGCGGACATCGTCAAGCTGCCGAGCTGTGAAACTGTGCGGGGAGATGCTCCCGACCTCAGTAGGCAGTCCGAAGAAGCCGACCAGATCGGCTTCGAGCCCCCGGCGATAGAGGTCGCTCTGGTAGTACAGGGCATGGGCCACTGTGGCCGCGACCACCCCGGCGACCATCAGCCATGTCCCCCAGGCTGCCGCCACCCTTCGCTTTCGCATGAGCTCCTGGTGCCCTTGTCGGTTGACGACTCTCGCCGATTCGGCAGGCGGTAC includes:
- the gndA gene encoding NADP-dependent phosphogluconate dehydrogenase, yielding MAKQQVGLIGLAVMGENLALNIESRGYSMAVFNRTYKKTEDFMNGRAKGKKFIGAKTLEEFVDALEKPRKIILMVKAGQAVDDFINMLVPLCDKGDLFIDGGNSHFPDTIRRNKDLSAKGFLFIGTGVSGGEEGALKGPSIMPGGQKEAYDMIAPVLTAIAAKVNGEPCCTYIGPDGAGHYVKMVHNGIEYGDMQLICEAYDIMRKALGLEAKALHEVFKKWNAGDLNSYLIEITTDIFKRIDDETGKPLVDMVLDTAGQKGTGKWTSASALDLGIAAPTIAEAVFARCISAIKKERVEASKQLSGPSPGYKGDKEAFIQAIHDALYASKICSYAQGFQLMRAASEEYKWSLKYGEIAMIWRGGCIIRAHFLNRIKEAYDRNPNLANLLLDPYFKGIIDKSQANWRKVVSTAADLGIPVPAFSSALAYYDSYRSEKLPANLLQAQRDYFGAHTYERIDKPGVFHSDWT